From Haloglomus litoreum, the proteins below share one genomic window:
- a CDS encoding PGF-CTERM sorting domain-containing protein, which translates to MQRAVLLSVLLLVAAAAPFVGTAAATQEQVTLDVQVVNEAGDPVSGATVNATWDGGSRTETTTSSGRTLIDVPRGEDVRLTISDDTYVRNFPKIVTNAEAQDVTIEVARKGSATLTFTEEGSTPVENATVFIRSGQRVVVRGETNANGRFSSGTIEQDDYTLIFRKDGYFRNETSLSVPGSVIRSYEMRRGTVNAEFRVVDDHFDDPRPVSDAAVTLEGIGTQRTTNGRVTFTVPVNTQQQVEVTKEGYRTVELTATIGEGSENVRVTIQRTPKLNLTADSTRVLVGNRVGVSVLNAYDEPVNGATIRFDGERLGQTGSDGRFRFRVDSTGNHTLEASTASLTSDPVIIRGVEVDESTPTATPTATATPTETPTETAAETPTATPAVGLPGFTPAVAVLGLLLAALLFRRRD; encoded by the coding sequence ATGCAACGCGCCGTACTGCTCAGTGTACTCCTCCTCGTCGCGGCGGCCGCACCGTTCGTCGGGACCGCCGCAGCGACACAGGAGCAGGTGACGCTGGACGTGCAGGTGGTCAACGAGGCGGGTGATCCGGTCAGTGGGGCGACGGTCAACGCCACCTGGGACGGCGGCAGCCGGACGGAGACGACGACCTCCAGCGGCCGGACCCTCATCGACGTCCCACGGGGGGAGGACGTCCGACTCACGATCAGCGACGACACCTACGTCCGGAACTTCCCGAAGATCGTCACGAACGCCGAGGCCCAGGACGTGACCATCGAGGTCGCGAGGAAGGGGTCGGCGACGCTGACGTTCACCGAGGAGGGGAGCACGCCGGTCGAGAACGCGACGGTGTTCATCCGGTCCGGCCAGCGCGTCGTCGTGCGGGGGGAGACGAACGCGAACGGCCGGTTCTCCAGCGGCACCATCGAGCAGGATGACTACACGCTCATCTTCCGCAAGGACGGCTACTTCCGCAACGAGACGTCCCTCTCGGTGCCCGGGAGCGTCATCCGGTCCTACGAGATGCGCCGCGGGACCGTCAACGCGGAGTTCCGCGTGGTCGACGACCACTTCGACGACCCGCGGCCCGTCTCCGACGCCGCGGTCACCCTCGAGGGGATCGGCACCCAGCGGACGACCAACGGCCGGGTGACGTTCACCGTCCCGGTCAACACCCAGCAGCAGGTCGAGGTGACGAAGGAGGGGTACCGGACGGTCGAACTGACCGCCACCATCGGCGAGGGCAGCGAGAACGTCCGCGTGACCATCCAGCGGACGCCGAAGCTGAACCTCACCGCCGATAGTACCCGCGTGCTGGTCGGGAACCGCGTCGGCGTCTCCGTCCTGAACGCCTACGACGAGCCGGTCAACGGCGCGACCATCAGGTTCGACGGCGAGCGGCTCGGGCAGACCGGGTCCGACGGCCGGTTCCGGTTCCGCGTCGACTCCACCGGGAACCACACCCTCGAGGCGAGCACGGCGTCGCTGACCTCCGACCCCGTCATCATCCGCGGCGTCGAGGTCGACGAGTCGACGCCGACCGCGACACCGACCGCGACGGCCACCCCGACCGAGACGCCGACCGAGACGGCGGCCGAGACGCCCACGGCCACCCCCGCGGTCGGGCTGCCCGGCTTCACGCCCGCGGTCGCGGTGCTCGGGCTGCTGCTGGCGGCACTGCTGTTCCGACGGCGCGACTGA